The proteins below come from a single Scatophagus argus isolate fScaArg1 chromosome 15, fScaArg1.pri, whole genome shotgun sequence genomic window:
- the cldn23l gene encoding claudin-23 has translation MHTPASMVMGIVFAPLGLVLVFTAAITPQWREGRARLGMLGPGSLLRSGVKGQGMGTRSGSADALLLLRSDGLWESCLQVEHSELKQCWPVAGPYQRDPRVRLAQGLTLTSLFLCGTGIVLACIGVRCWTDIPLRGVAATGGLLVVMSGLLSLTALGVYTHNLGILGVADPSQGISNPRFPHLSLHPAGSLYFGWLGSCLQVLGGSALLFSFKRPRCPTCPSCPELPACPVCHSCPDITNKPNTDVYEVSC, from the coding sequence ATGCACACTCCAGCCTCTATGGTGATGGGGATTGTCTTTGCCCCTTTGGGATTGGTGCTTGTCTTCACTGCCGCCATCACCCCTCAGTGGAGAGAAGGACGAGCACGTCTGGGCATGTTAGGGCCGGGGTCACTCCTTCGGTCAGGGGTGAAAGGTCAGGGGATGGGGACAAGGTCGGGGTCAGCGGATGCACTGCTCTTGCTGCGATCTGATGGACTCTGGGAGAGCTGTCTGCAGGTGGAGCACTCGGAGCTGAAGCAGTGTTGGCCTGTGGCAGGTCCTTACCAGAGAGACCCGAGGGTTCGACTGGCACAAGGTTTGACCCTGACCTCATTGTTCCTTTGTGGCACCGGCATCGTCCTGGCCTGTATCGGGGTCCGGTGTTGGACAGATATACCTTTGAGAGGTGTAGCAGCTACGGGTGGACTCCTGGTGGTGATGTCCGGGCTGCTGAGCCTGACCGCGCTTGGGGTGTACACCCACAATCTTGGAATACTGGGGGTGGCAGATCCAAGTCAAGGGATCAGTAACCCCAGGTTCCCCCACCTCAGCCTGCACCCAGCCGGCTCGCTCTACTTTGGATGGCTGGGCTCATGTTTACAGGTGCTGGGAGGCAGCGCTCTGTTGTTCAGCTTCAAACGACCGAGATGCCCCACCTGCCCGTCCTGCCCAGAGCTACCTGCCTGTCCTGTGTGTCACTCATGTCCAGACATTACCAACAAGCCAAACACAGACGTATATGAAGTCAGCTGTTAG